The following coding sequences are from one Salinicoccus sp. Bachu38 window:
- the yaaA gene encoding S4 domain-containing protein YaaA: MESIRFDELITLGQFLKHEGIIGTGGEAKWFLQENEVLLNGEPENRRGKKLHEGDEVDLGEFGQFRIEYSQ, translated from the coding sequence ATGGAAAGTATCCGATTTGACGAACTCATTACATTAGGACAATTTCTGAAGCACGAAGGTATCATAGGGACCGGCGGAGAGGCCAAATGGTTCCTGCAGGAGAATGAAGTGCTGTTGAACGGAGAGCCAGAAAACCGCAGAGGGAAGAAGCTGCATGAAGGTGATGAAGTGGATCTGGGGGAATTCGGCCAGTTTAGGATAGAATATTCCCAATGA
- the dnaN gene encoding DNA polymerase III subunit beta: MKISINRQYFIEQLNHCLKAISPRTTLPILNGIKIEVKEDHLLLTGSDSEISIEITIPTEIDNEEILEIHETGTVVLSGRFFVDIIKKLSGNFVELETNDAFQTKISASQSEFNLSGNDPDQYPLLPEVNDEESIILPSTVLKNIINQTNFAVSLSETRPVLTGVNWQFQDSGIQFTATDSHRLALRKLEGDQFGMDSMHAIIPGKSLTELNKIINDSDNEVEIHFSQNQVLFSYGNMRFISRLLEGNYPDTSRLFPENYETKVTVNNGEFYHAIDRVSLLAREGGNNVIRMSVENGGVALSSNSPEVGTVHEDINTGKVEGEDLKISFNSKYMMDALKAINDDEVVIEFFGTMRPFTLKAAESDAVVQLILPIRTY, from the coding sequence ATGAAAATCAGTATTAACCGCCAGTATTTCATCGAACAGCTGAATCATTGTCTCAAGGCAATTTCTCCCCGGACGACATTGCCGATTCTCAATGGCATAAAAATTGAAGTGAAAGAGGATCATTTGCTTCTTACTGGTAGTGATTCTGAAATTTCTATTGAAATCACCATTCCCACTGAAATTGATAATGAAGAAATCCTTGAAATCCATGAAACAGGTACAGTTGTACTATCTGGAAGATTCTTTGTGGATATCATCAAGAAGCTGTCCGGCAATTTTGTAGAACTCGAAACAAATGATGCATTCCAGACAAAGATTTCAGCTTCCCAATCCGAATTCAACCTGAGCGGAAACGATCCGGACCAATACCCGCTGCTTCCTGAAGTCAACGATGAGGAAAGCATCATCCTGCCTTCAACTGTACTGAAGAACATCATCAATCAGACCAACTTCGCAGTCTCCCTTTCCGAAACACGTCCAGTATTGACCGGGGTGAACTGGCAGTTCCAAGACAGCGGCATCCAGTTCACTGCCACCGACTCCCATAGACTCGCCCTCAGAAAACTTGAAGGGGACCAGTTTGGAATGGACAGCATGCATGCCATCATTCCCGGAAAATCGCTGACGGAACTGAACAAGATCATCAATGATTCGGACAATGAAGTGGAAATCCACTTTTCACAGAACCAGGTGCTGTTCAGCTATGGCAACATGCGCTTCATCTCCAGGCTGCTTGAAGGGAACTATCCGGATACATCCCGCCTGTTCCCCGAAAACTACGAAACGAAAGTGACGGTGAACAATGGGGAGTTCTATCATGCGATTGACCGTGTATCCCTATTGGCACGTGAAGGCGGCAACAATGTCATCCGCATGAGTGTGGAAAATGGCGGTGTCGCGCTGTCATCGAACTCACCGGAAGTCGGTACGGTGCATGAAGATATCAATACTGGAAAAGTGGAAGGCGAAGACCTGAAGATCTCCTTCAACTCCAAATACATGATGGATGCGCTGAAAGCAATCAACGATGACGAAGTCGTGATCGAATTCTTCGGTACGATGCGCCCATTCACACTGAAGGCGGCTGAATCGGATGCGGTCGTCCAGCTGATCCTGCCGATTCGGACATATTAA
- the gyrB gene encoding DNA topoisomerase (ATP-hydrolyzing) subunit B translates to MAEKNMEQYGAEQIQVLEGLEAVRKRPGMYIGSTASKGLHHLVWEIVDNSIDEAMAGHADRISITIEEDNWVKVTDNGRGIPVDIQEKMGRPAVEVILTVLHAGGKFGGGGYKVSGGLHGVGSSVVNALSETLEVYVHLDGKIHHQSYTRGVPDFDLKVIGETDKTGTEIRFKADDEIFTETTEYDIEVLQKRIKELAFLNKGLEINLFDERGEEDVSFQYYYEGGIKSYVEQMNETREVLHDEVIYMHSERDEVEVEIALQYNNGYNSTLMSYANNIHTYEGGTHEDGFKRALTKVINSYGFKNRIIKDGEDRLSGEDVREGMTAVVSIKHTDPQFEGQTKTKFGNSEARLITDQLFSEGFERFLLENPTSAKIIVEKGLTAQRARVAAKKAREMTRRKSALEISSLPGKLADCSSKDPAKSELFIVEGDSAGGSAKSGRNSTTQAILPLRGKILNVEKARLDKILNNNEIRSMITALGTGIGEEFDLSKARYHKIVIMTDADVDGAHIRTLLLTFFYRFMKPLIEAGYVYIAQPPLYKVEQGKNKYYVFDDRELETLRSELKDTPKISLARYKGLGEMNADQLWETTMDPDFRTLLQVTLEDAVDADQTFEMLMGDIVEHRRNFIEENALYVQNLDV, encoded by the coding sequence ATGGCTGAAAAGAATATGGAACAGTATGGCGCTGAGCAGATACAAGTTTTGGAAGGATTGGAAGCGGTCCGTAAACGCCCGGGAATGTATATCGGCTCTACAGCTTCAAAAGGGCTGCACCATCTCGTATGGGAAATTGTAGATAACAGCATTGACGAGGCGATGGCAGGTCATGCCGATCGCATCAGCATCACAATCGAAGAGGACAACTGGGTGAAGGTGACCGATAACGGCCGCGGCATCCCGGTGGATATCCAGGAGAAGATGGGCCGTCCTGCGGTCGAAGTCATTCTGACAGTGCTCCACGCCGGCGGTAAATTCGGCGGTGGCGGATATAAGGTATCCGGCGGCCTGCACGGCGTCGGTTCCTCCGTCGTAAATGCGCTGAGTGAAACGCTTGAGGTCTATGTGCACCTTGACGGCAAGATCCATCACCAGAGCTATACGAGAGGCGTGCCCGATTTTGATCTGAAGGTCATCGGCGAGACGGACAAGACCGGTACGGAAATCCGTTTCAAGGCGGATGATGAGATCTTTACAGAGACGACGGAATACGATATCGAAGTGCTGCAGAAACGCATCAAGGAACTCGCCTTCCTGAACAAGGGGCTTGAAATCAACCTGTTCGATGAACGGGGGGAGGAAGACGTCTCCTTCCAGTACTACTACGAAGGTGGCATCAAGTCATATGTCGAGCAGATGAACGAGACGCGCGAGGTTCTGCATGATGAAGTCATCTATATGCACAGCGAAAGGGACGAAGTGGAAGTTGAAATCGCCCTGCAGTATAACAACGGCTACAACTCGACACTGATGTCCTATGCCAACAACATCCATACGTATGAAGGCGGTACACATGAAGACGGCTTCAAGCGTGCACTGACAAAAGTCATCAACAGCTATGGCTTCAAAAACCGGATCATCAAGGATGGCGAAGACCGTCTGAGCGGCGAGGATGTCCGCGAAGGCATGACGGCAGTCGTGTCGATCAAGCATACGGATCCGCAGTTCGAGGGCCAGACGAAGACGAAATTCGGCAACTCGGAAGCAAGGCTGATCACCGACCAGCTTTTCAGTGAAGGATTCGAACGTTTCCTGCTTGAAAATCCGACTTCCGCAAAAATCATCGTGGAAAAAGGCCTTACCGCCCAGCGTGCAAGGGTGGCAGCCAAGAAGGCCCGGGAAATGACACGCAGGAAATCCGCACTCGAAATATCCAGCCTGCCGGGGAAACTCGCCGACTGTTCGAGCAAGGATCCTGCAAAGAGCGAGCTGTTCATCGTCGAGGGGGATTCCGCCGGAGGTTCTGCAAAATCCGGACGCAACTCCACGACCCAGGCAATCCTTCCGCTCCGCGGGAAGATCCTGAACGTGGAAAAGGCCCGCCTCGACAAGATTTTGAACAACAATGAGATCCGTTCCATGATTACGGCGCTCGGTACAGGCATCGGCGAAGAGTTCGACCTGTCCAAAGCCCGCTATCACAAGATCGTCATCATGACGGATGCCGATGTCGATGGTGCACACATCCGTACACTGCTTCTGACCTTCTTCTACCGTTTCATGAAACCGCTCATCGAAGCAGGCTATGTATATATCGCCCAGCCGCCGCTCTATAAGGTGGAACAGGGAAAGAACAAATACTATGTATTTGATGACAGGGAGCTCGAGACCCTCAGAAGCGAACTCAAGGACACACCCAAGATTTCCCTGGCAAGATACAAGGGCCTCGGCGAGATGAACGCGGATCAGCTGTGGGAGACGACGATGGATCCCGACTTCAGGACACTGCTCCAGGTGACCCTGGAGGATGCGGTCGATGCAGACCAGACATTCGAAATGCTGATGGGGGATATCGTCGAGCACAGAAGGAACTTTATTGAAGAAAATGCATTATACGTCCAAAATCTTGACGTTTAA
- the recF gene encoding DNA replication/repair protein RecF (All proteins in this family for which functions are known are DNA-binding proteins that assist the filamentation of RecA onto DNA for the initiation of recombination or recombinational repair.), whose protein sequence is MILNRIHLGNFRNYETLDLEFHPKLNIFIGRNAQGKTNLLESIYFLALAKSHRTSKDKELIRFNQDEAFVNGNITTSYSNLPLSLSVSSRGKRAKVNHMEVSKLSQYIGHLNVVLFAPEDLNIVKGSPQIRRKFINMECGQISKVYINMLSGYQKVLAQKNNYLKQKNVDRVMIDVLNEQLAYYASLIILKRQQFVDTIEKYARKIHSDISNGQEILAVRYKPNIKYEATEVGALELELRGLLQDTLEREIERGQALIGPHRDDIAFYINDFDVQTYGSQGQQRTTALSVKLAELELINEEIGEYPILLLDDVLSELDETRQSHLLTSIRNRVQTFVTTTSISDINHAIMDEMQALGIEDGKVKV, encoded by the coding sequence ATGATCTTAAACCGCATACACCTTGGCAATTTCAGGAATTATGAAACACTGGATCTCGAATTTCATCCAAAACTTAATATTTTCATCGGCCGGAATGCCCAGGGAAAGACGAACCTGCTTGAATCGATCTATTTCCTTGCACTGGCGAAAAGTCACCGGACTTCAAAGGATAAGGAATTGATACGCTTCAACCAGGACGAGGCATTCGTCAATGGCAATATCACGACTTCCTACAGCAACCTGCCGTTGTCCCTGAGCGTCAGTAGCAGGGGCAAACGGGCGAAGGTCAATCATATGGAAGTATCGAAACTGAGCCAGTATATCGGACACTTGAATGTGGTGCTTTTTGCCCCGGAAGACCTCAACATCGTCAAAGGGTCCCCGCAGATCAGGCGCAAATTCATCAATATGGAATGCGGCCAGATTTCGAAAGTGTATATCAACATGCTGAGCGGCTACCAGAAGGTGCTGGCCCAGAAGAACAACTACCTAAAACAGAAGAATGTCGATCGGGTCATGATCGATGTGTTGAATGAACAACTTGCATACTATGCAAGTTTAATTATTTTAAAGAGGCAGCAATTCGTGGATACGATTGAAAAGTATGCCCGGAAGATACACTCGGATATATCGAATGGCCAGGAAATCCTGGCCGTCAGGTACAAGCCGAATATAAAGTACGAGGCGACTGAAGTGGGTGCACTTGAGCTGGAGCTCAGGGGGCTGCTTCAGGATACGCTCGAGCGGGAGATTGAACGGGGCCAGGCGCTGATCGGTCCGCACAGGGATGATATTGCGTTCTATATCAATGATTTCGATGTCCAGACATATGGTTCACAGGGTCAGCAGCGGACCACAGCCCTGTCGGTGAAACTGGCCGAACTCGAACTGATCAATGAGGAGATCGGGGAATACCCGATACTGCTTCTGGATGATGTACTGAGTGAATTGGATGAGACGAGACAGTCGCATCTCTTGACCTCGATACGAAACAGGGTCCAGACGTTCGTCACGACAACGTCGATCAGTGACATCAACCACGCAATCATGGATGAGATGCAGGCACTTGGCATAGAAGACGGCAAGGTGAAAGTATAA
- the hutP gene encoding hut operon transcriptional regulator HutP, producing the protein MNPNQQREFGKYATLVALVGAGTASELMPEYQSFRVTTGKVGSMDLKKVISSVETAAKRNQLINGEMYRETHALYHAIIEAAEGVTRGKLSVGEVMRTVGLSFSIVRGRPYPEDDEGEWIAVCFYGTIGAPIKGKEHETLGLGINHI; encoded by the coding sequence ATGAATCCGAATCAACAGCGTGAATTTGGCAAGTATGCGACACTCGTCGCCCTGGTGGGCGCCGGTACGGCAAGTGAACTGATGCCGGAGTATCAGTCTTTCAGAGTAACTACAGGAAAAGTCGGATCGATGGATCTGAAGAAGGTCATCTCCTCCGTGGAGACGGCGGCAAAACGCAACCAGCTGATCAATGGGGAGATGTATCGTGAAACGCATGCACTCTACCATGCAATCATCGAAGCGGCTGAAGGTGTGACGCGTGGCAAACTGAGCGTGGGTGAAGTGATGCGTACTGTAGGACTGTCCTTTTCGATTGTCAGGGGACGTCCGTACCCGGAGGATGACGAAGGGGAATGGATCGCTGTATGCTTCTATGGCACCATCGGTGCACCCATAAAAGGCAAGGAGCACGAGACGCTCGGTCTTGGCATCAACCATATCTAG
- the dnaA gene encoding chromosomal replication initiator protein DnaA gives MSSIKEIWENTLKGIKGTIANASYQTWFQDTSMIHLDNETAVIKADTQFQRDWLEKNYSGLIQEQLFEVMGEKPEIRIVTEEEEAPAQLPARTAPEPEVPVNNQLNVNNTFETFVIGNGNRFSHAASLAVAEAPAKAYNPLFIYGGVGLGKTHLMHAIGHYVLEHRPNAKVAYLSSEKFTNEFINSIRDNKTEEFRNRYRNVDVLLIDDIQFLAGKESTQEEFFHTFNALHEDNKQIVISSDRTPKEIPTLEDRLRSRFEWGLITDITPPDLETRIAILRKKCEEEKVEIPNEAMIYIANHIHTNIRELEGALTRVAAYSKLVNQPLTPEMVSEALKDLVTQSKSKKITITDIQEAVASFYDIQIESFASKKRTKSIAFPRQIAMYLARELTDYSLPKIGEVFGGRDHSTVIHAHEKISKMITEDERFKQELEEVENRIN, from the coding sequence ATGAGTAGTATTAAGGAAATCTGGGAGAATACGCTGAAAGGCATCAAAGGGACCATTGCCAATGCAAGCTACCAGACATGGTTCCAGGATACTTCAATGATCCACCTGGACAATGAGACGGCTGTGATCAAAGCGGATACCCAGTTTCAGAGGGACTGGCTTGAAAAGAACTATAGTGGGCTCATCCAGGAGCAGCTGTTCGAGGTCATGGGAGAGAAGCCTGAAATCAGGATTGTCACCGAAGAAGAGGAGGCGCCGGCGCAGCTTCCGGCAAGGACGGCGCCCGAACCTGAAGTTCCTGTGAACAACCAGCTCAATGTAAACAATACTTTTGAGACATTCGTCATCGGAAACGGGAACCGCTTCAGTCATGCAGCATCGCTCGCCGTGGCTGAAGCCCCGGCCAAAGCCTACAATCCGCTCTTCATCTATGGCGGCGTCGGCCTTGGCAAGACCCACCTCATGCATGCCATCGGCCACTATGTGCTTGAGCATCGGCCAAACGCGAAAGTGGCATATCTGTCGAGCGAAAAGTTCACCAATGAATTCATCAATTCGATCCGTGACAACAAGACTGAAGAGTTCAGGAACCGCTACCGCAATGTCGATGTACTCCTGATCGATGATATCCAGTTCCTCGCAGGAAAGGAATCCACCCAGGAGGAGTTCTTCCATACGTTCAATGCGCTCCATGAAGACAACAAGCAGATCGTCATCTCGAGCGACCGTACTCCGAAGGAGATTCCGACGCTCGAGGACAGGCTCAGATCCCGTTTCGAATGGGGGCTGATCACTGATATCACCCCGCCTGACCTTGAGACGCGGATTGCCATCCTCCGCAAGAAGTGTGAGGAGGAGAAAGTGGAGATCCCCAATGAAGCGATGATCTACATTGCGAACCATATCCACACGAACATCCGGGAACTCGAAGGTGCTCTGACCCGTGTGGCTGCGTACTCGAAGCTCGTCAACCAGCCCCTGACGCCCGAAATGGTTTCGGAAGCACTCAAGGACCTGGTCACCCAGTCAAAATCCAAGAAGATTACGATTACGGATATCCAGGAGGCGGTCGCTTCATTCTATGATATCCAGATCGAATCGTTCGCTTCCAAAAAACGGACGAAATCAATTGCTTTTCCGAGGCAGATTGCGATGTACCTCGCCCGGGAGCTCACCGATTACTCGCTGCCGAAGATTGGAGAGGTTTTTGGCGGGCGGGACCACTCCACCGTCATCCATGCCCATGAAAAGATTTCGAAGATGATTACAGAAGATGAACGCTTCAAACAGGAGCTGGAAGAGGTAGAAAACCGTATCAATTAA
- the hutH gene encoding histidine ammonia-lyase produces the protein MTVLTLTGENLTIDRMKAFLADDRSTVEISEAAYRNVRESRRTVENIIAQGKTIYGITTGFGLFSDVRISGDRTAELQVNLIRSHSCGVGRPFAEQTVLTMMVLRLNTLLKGHSGVTVALVDQLKTFINRRIIPKVPEQGSLGASGDLAPLAHLAIALIGEGEVFYEGRLWASEEVLDALNIRPLRLEAKEGLALINGTQPMTAQGLINYIEAEKIMDDSMWIAALTHQALNGITDAFNEKVHLSRGYREQVEVAERMRDLLEGSKLTTRQGEVRVQDAYSLRCIPQVHGASLQTLAYVKEKLEIEMNAANDNPLIFGEDEVISGGNFHGQPIAIAMDLLKIGVSEMANISERRIERLVNPALNGDLPAFLSPQEGLQSGAMILQYAAASLVSENKTLAHPASVDSIPSSANQEDHVSMGTIGARHARDIIGNVRNVLAIELFIALTAVEIKGEDKLSPETREKFDTYRGYVAFISQDRNFSKDIKILSDELKQIKGVAEYV, from the coding sequence ATGACAGTTCTAACACTGACCGGAGAGAATCTGACAATCGACAGGATGAAGGCATTCCTCGCAGATGACAGGAGCACGGTCGAAATTTCAGAAGCAGCCTATCGCAATGTACGTGAATCAAGAAGAACGGTGGAAAACATCATCGCACAGGGGAAGACGATATATGGAATCACAACCGGATTCGGCCTGTTCAGCGATGTAAGGATTTCCGGGGACAGGACGGCCGAGCTGCAGGTCAATCTGATCCGCTCGCACTCGTGTGGTGTGGGCAGGCCGTTTGCAGAACAAACGGTACTGACGATGATGGTGCTGAGATTGAATACTCTGCTGAAGGGCCACTCCGGCGTCACAGTTGCACTGGTCGACCAGCTGAAGACATTCATCAACCGGCGGATCATTCCGAAAGTGCCTGAACAGGGATCACTCGGTGCTTCCGGGGACCTCGCCCCCCTCGCCCATCTGGCAATTGCACTCATCGGCGAAGGGGAAGTATTTTATGAGGGACGCCTGTGGGCATCGGAGGAAGTGCTTGATGCACTGAATATCCGACCGCTGAGGCTGGAGGCGAAGGAAGGCCTGGCACTGATCAATGGCACCCAGCCGATGACGGCCCAGGGGCTGATCAACTACATCGAAGCGGAAAAGATCATGGATGACAGCATGTGGATCGCCGCCCTCACCCATCAGGCACTGAACGGCATTACGGATGCATTCAATGAAAAGGTGCACCTCTCTCGGGGTTACAGGGAACAGGTCGAAGTGGCCGAAAGGATGCGCGATCTGCTGGAAGGCTCAAAGCTTACGACGCGCCAGGGGGAAGTCCGGGTCCAGGATGCCTATTCGCTCAGATGCATCCCACAGGTCCATGGCGCCTCGTTGCAGACCCTGGCCTATGTGAAGGAAAAACTCGAGATCGAGATGAATGCCGCCAATGACAATCCTCTGATTTTCGGGGAGGACGAAGTGATTTCAGGCGGGAACTTCCATGGTCAGCCGATTGCGATTGCGATGGACCTGCTCAAGATCGGCGTCAGCGAAATGGCGAACATATCGGAACGGCGCATCGAACGGCTCGTCAATCCAGCACTGAATGGAGATCTTCCGGCATTCCTCAGCCCGCAGGAGGGACTGCAGTCCGGGGCGATGATTCTGCAGTATGCAGCAGCAAGCCTCGTGTCCGAAAACAAGACACTCGCCCACCCGGCGAGCGTCGACTCCATACCGTCATCCGCCAACCAGGAGGATCACGTCTCCATGGGGACAATCGGCGCCCGTCATGCCAGGGACATCATTGGGAATGTCAGGAATGTGCTGGCAATCGAACTGTTCATCGCACTGACAGCTGTCGAAATCAAGGGGGAGGACAAGCTGTCGCCGGAGACGCGGGAGAAATTCGACACATACCGCGGTTACGTGGCCTTCATCAGCCAGGACCGCAATTTTAGCAAAGATATAAAAATACTATCGGACGAACTCAAACAAATCAAAGGGGTGGCAGAATATGTCTAG
- the gyrA gene encoding DNA gyrase subunit A yields MNDRTDRLKETNISKEMRTSFLDYAMSVIVSRALPDVRDGMKPVHRRILYGMHDNGMTSEKPYKKSARIVGDVMGKYHPHGDSSIYDAMVRMAQDFSYRYPLVDGQGNFGSMDGDSAAAMRYTEARMSRISMELMRDINKDTIDFQDNYDGNEREPVVLPSRFPNLLVNGTSGIAVGMATNIPPHNLTEIIDAVLAYADDSEVTLPELMEHVKGPDFPTAGLIVGKSGIRQAYETGRGSVIMRSRCEIEMMSNGKERIVISEIPYQVNKARLVEKIAELARDKKIEGITDLRDETSLTAGVKIIIEIRKDKNANVILNNLYKQTPLQTSFGINMLALVKGQPKIMGLKEILAHYLEHQKVIITRRTKFDLKRAEDRAHILEGLKIALDNIDEIIALIRGSQNDEAARNGLMEEFNLSERQSQAILDMRLRRLTGLERGKIEDEYNEILKTIQYLKEILADDDKLLEIIREELTEIKEKYGDDRKTEITLGSLSDIEDEDLIPEEQIVVTLSHNNYIKRLPSSTYRAQHRGGRGVQGMNTIEDDFVSQIVTMSTHDYIMFFTNKGRVYRLKGYEIPELSRQSKGIPIVNMLEIDKGEVISTMIGVKDEDTEDKFLVFATKNGLVKRSTLDNFERINKNGKIAISFRGDDELLAVRLTDGSKEVILGTRDGNLIRFPEAQIRTMGRTAAGVKGIKLRGEDYVIGLDVLSEGQSILVVTDNGYGKCTPEAEYRITKRGGMGVKTANLTERIGKLVYIAAIDGDEDLMIVTNHGVIIRLVMEEVSTTGRNTQGVRLIKMTGDQQVATVAKVKEELEEETLELDESEAADTEPMEDTEE; encoded by the coding sequence ATGAATGACAGAACGGATAGATTGAAAGAAACCAACATAAGCAAAGAGATGCGGACATCCTTCCTGGACTATGCGATGAGTGTCATCGTTTCCCGGGCACTGCCGGACGTGCGGGATGGCATGAAGCCGGTCCACCGCAGGATATTGTACGGCATGCATGACAATGGGATGACTTCCGAGAAGCCATACAAGAAATCGGCCAGGATCGTCGGGGACGTCATGGGTAAATACCACCCGCACGGCGACTCCTCGATCTATGACGCCATGGTGCGTATGGCGCAGGATTTCAGCTACCGCTATCCGCTCGTCGACGGCCAGGGGAACTTTGGTTCCATGGACGGCGACAGCGCTGCGGCGATGCGTTACACCGAGGCGAGGATGAGCAGGATCTCCATGGAGCTGATGCGCGATATCAACAAGGACACCATCGACTTCCAGGACAACTATGACGGCAATGAACGCGAGCCCGTCGTGCTCCCTTCGAGATTCCCGAACCTGCTCGTCAATGGGACGAGCGGTATCGCGGTCGGCATGGCGACAAACATTCCGCCGCATAATCTGACAGAAATCATCGATGCGGTCCTTGCGTACGCTGACGACAGTGAGGTCACCCTGCCCGAACTGATGGAGCATGTGAAAGGCCCGGACTTTCCGACTGCCGGACTGATTGTCGGCAAAAGCGGCATCAGACAGGCATACGAAACAGGACGCGGTTCCGTCATCATGCGCTCACGCTGTGAAATCGAAATGATGAGCAACGGCAAGGAACGCATTGTCATCTCCGAAATCCCCTACCAGGTCAACAAGGCAAGACTGGTTGAAAAGATTGCCGAGCTTGCCCGAGACAAGAAGATCGAAGGCATCACCGACCTGCGGGATGAGACGAGTCTTACGGCAGGGGTCAAGATCATCATAGAGATCCGCAAGGATAAGAATGCCAATGTCATCCTGAACAACCTCTACAAGCAGACCCCACTGCAGACGAGTTTCGGCATCAACATGCTGGCGCTTGTCAAAGGCCAGCCAAAGATAATGGGTCTGAAGGAAATCCTCGCCCACTACCTTGAACACCAGAAAGTCATCATCACAAGACGGACGAAGTTCGATCTGAAACGTGCAGAAGACCGTGCCCATATACTCGAAGGGCTGAAGATCGCACTCGATAACATCGATGAAATCATCGCGCTCATCCGCGGATCCCAGAATGACGAAGCGGCAAGGAATGGACTGATGGAAGAGTTCAACCTGTCGGAACGCCAGTCCCAGGCAATCCTTGATATGCGTCTCAGACGCCTCACAGGACTTGAACGCGGCAAGATCGAGGATGAGTACAATGAAATACTGAAGACGATCCAGTACTTGAAGGAGATTCTTGCAGACGATGACAAGCTGCTTGAAATCATCCGCGAGGAACTGACTGAAATCAAGGAGAAGTACGGTGACGACCGCAAGACCGAGATTACGCTCGGCAGCCTGTCCGACATCGAGGATGAGGACCTCATCCCGGAAGAGCAGATTGTCGTGACACTCAGTCACAACAACTACATCAAACGCCTGCCCTCCTCCACCTACCGCGCGCAGCATCGGGGCGGACGCGGCGTACAGGGCATGAATACGATTGAAGATGACTTCGTCAGCCAGATCGTGACGATGAGCACCCATGACTACATCATGTTCTTCACGAACAAGGGCCGGGTATACCGTCTGAAAGGCTACGAAATCCCTGAATTGTCCCGACAGTCGAAAGGCATACCGATCGTCAACATGCTGGAAATCGACAAGGGTGAAGTGATCAGCACCATGATCGGGGTGAAGGATGAGGATACGGAGGATAAATTCCTGGTATTCGCCACGAAGAATGGACTTGTGAAACGTTCGACGCTGGACAACTTCGAACGCATCAATAAGAATGGCAAGATCGCGATCTCCTTCCGGGGCGATGATGAACTGCTTGCCGTCCGTCTGACGGATGGTTCCAAGGAAGTGATCCTCGGAACGCGGGACGGCAACCTGATCCGGTTCCCTGAAGCACAGATACGGACGATGGGCCGGACGGCTGCAGGCGTGAAAGGCATCAAGCTGCGCGGAGAAGACTATGTAATCGGACTCGACGTCCTGTCTGAAGGGCAGTCCATCCTCGTCGTAACCGACAATGGCTATGGAAAATGCACACCTGAGGCGGAATACCGGATTACAAAACGCGGCGGTATGGGCGTAAAGACGGCCAACCTTACGGAACGCATCGGCAAGCTTGTCTATATCGCCGCCATCGATGGTGATGAAGATCTGATGATCGTCACGAACCATGGTGTCATCATCCGTCTGGTCATGGAGGAAGTCTCGACGACCGGCAGGAACACCCAGGGGGTCAGGCTGATCAAGATGACAGGAGACCAGCAGGTGGCGACGGTGGCCAAGGTCAAGGAAGAGCTTGAAGAGGAGACGCTCGAGCTGGACGAATCCGAAGCTGCAGATACTGAACCAATGGAAGACACCGAGGAATAG